From a single Streptomyces rubradiris genomic region:
- a CDS encoding MBL fold metallo-hydrolase has product MPVEITWWGHATCVVEDANIRVLTDPLFAHRLAHLRRRRGAVPPAGARRADLALVSHLHADHLHLPSLACLAPGTRLLVPRGAPRAVPGLRRLRQLRITEVVPGDEVRVGEVLVRVVPALHDGRRLPVGPRRSPALGYVVEGEARTYFAGDTGLFDEMAERVGPVDAALLPVGGWGPYLGEGHLDAGRAARALARLAPRIAVPVHYGTYWPIGMDAVRPHEFHAPGDEFVRLAAVAAPRVAVHKLAHGESVRLEVAR; this is encoded by the coding sequence GTGCCGGTGGAGATCACCTGGTGGGGGCACGCCACCTGCGTGGTGGAGGACGCGAACATCAGGGTGCTCACCGATCCGCTGTTCGCCCACCGGCTGGCGCACCTGCGCCGCCGCCGGGGTGCCGTGCCGCCCGCCGGGGCCCGCCGCGCCGACCTGGCGCTGGTCTCGCATCTGCACGCCGACCATCTGCACCTGCCCTCGCTGGCCTGCCTCGCCCCGGGCACGCGCCTGCTCGTGCCCCGGGGCGCACCACGGGCGGTACCCGGACTGCGCCGGCTACGGCAGCTGCGGATCACCGAGGTGGTGCCCGGCGACGAGGTGCGGGTGGGCGAGGTGCTGGTCCGGGTGGTGCCGGCGCTGCACGACGGGCGGCGGCTGCCGGTGGGCCCGCGCCGCTCCCCCGCGCTGGGCTACGTCGTGGAGGGCGAGGCGCGGACCTACTTCGCCGGCGACACCGGGCTGTTCGACGAGATGGCCGAACGGGTCGGGCCGGTGGACGCGGCGCTGCTGCCGGTGGGCGGCTGGGGTCCGTATCTCGGGGAGGGGCACCTGGACGCGGGGCGGGCGGCGCGGGCGCTGGCCCGGCTGGCGCCGCGGATCGCGGTGCCGGTGCACTACGGGACGTACTGGCCGATCGGCATGGACGCGGTACGCCCGCACGAGTTCCACGCGCCGGGTGACGAGTTCGTACGGCTGGCCGCGGTGGCCGCGCCCCGGGTGGCGGTGCACAAGCTGGCGCACGGCGAGAGCGTGCGGCTGGAGGTCGCGCGGTGA
- a CDS encoding DedA family protein has protein sequence MTWLAAASATVTPESTQQVVGYPSLFLLVLIGALVPVVPTGALVSSAAVVALHQRAPYSSALVFVTAALAAFLGDVALYWLGRRGMRSRSGSRWLAAIRARAPEERLAQARGKLAEHGIAVLVLSRLVPAGRIPVMLACLMAEWPPRRFARGNLPACLAWAATYQVIGIVGGSLFEEPWEGVVLAVVLTVLISAVPGVWRRVRAAG, from the coding sequence GTGACCTGGCTCGCCGCCGCGTCGGCCACCGTGACCCCCGAGTCCACGCAGCAGGTGGTGGGCTATCCGTCGTTGTTCCTGCTGGTGCTGATCGGGGCGCTGGTGCCGGTGGTGCCGACGGGCGCGCTGGTGAGCTCGGCGGCGGTGGTCGCGCTCCACCAGAGGGCGCCGTACTCGTCGGCGCTGGTGTTCGTGACGGCGGCACTGGCCGCGTTCCTGGGGGACGTGGCGCTGTACTGGCTGGGCCGGCGCGGGATGCGGTCCAGGAGCGGGTCGCGGTGGCTGGCGGCGATCCGGGCCCGGGCGCCGGAGGAGCGGCTGGCGCAAGCCCGGGGGAAGCTGGCCGAACACGGGATCGCCGTGCTGGTGCTGTCCCGGCTCGTACCCGCCGGGCGGATACCGGTGATGCTGGCGTGCCTGATGGCGGAGTGGCCGCCGCGGAGGTTCGCGCGGGGGAACCTCCCGGCGTGCCTGGCCTGGGCGGCGACGTATCAGGTGATCGGGATCGTGGGCGGGTCGTTGTTCGAGGAACCGTGGGAGGGGGTGGTGCTGGCGGTGGTGCTGACGGTCCTGATCAGCGCGGTCCCCGGGGTGTGGCGGCGGGTCCGGGCCGCCGGCTGA
- a CDS encoding MBL fold metallo-hydrolase: protein MTQQTHEPGPATTTTAPGAPDPRAAPFPPLAEPRPLGEHRVWPRTFHDRLTAPLPGLKALARFAREGAVRPGPDGLADIPRLPYEPGPLPRVDSRTLAVTWAGHASWVVRIGGLTVLTDPVWSRRILGTPARVTPVGVPWDALPPVDAVVISHNHYDHLDAPTLRRLPRDTPVFVPAGLGNWFRRRRFTRVTELDWWEGAELSGTRFDFVPAHHWSKRTLTDTCRSLWGGWVLTAPDGQRLYFAGDTGYGHWFSRIGRRYPGIDLALMPIGAYDPRWWLSDVHCDPEEAVRATLDLGARRMAPMHWGTFILSAEPVLEPLTRVRAAWEKAGLERADLWDLPVGASRVLSRGLSRRPGPAATPRGPR from the coding sequence ATGACGCAGCAGACGCATGAGCCCGGCCCGGCCACGACGACCACGGCACCCGGCGCGCCGGACCCCCGCGCCGCCCCCTTTCCCCCGCTGGCCGAGCCCCGCCCGCTGGGCGAACACCGGGTCTGGCCGCGCACCTTCCACGACCGGCTGACCGCGCCCCTGCCCGGCCTGAAGGCCCTCGCCCGCTTCGCCCGCGAAGGCGCCGTGCGCCCCGGCCCCGACGGCCTCGCCGACATCCCCCGGCTGCCGTACGAACCGGGCCCGCTGCCCCGTGTGGACAGCCGCACCCTGGCCGTCACCTGGGCGGGACACGCCAGCTGGGTCGTCCGGATCGGCGGGCTGACCGTCCTCACCGACCCGGTCTGGTCCCGCCGCATCCTCGGCACCCCGGCCCGCGTCACCCCCGTGGGCGTGCCCTGGGACGCGCTGCCCCCCGTCGACGCCGTCGTCATCAGCCACAACCACTACGACCACCTGGACGCCCCCACCCTGCGCCGGCTCCCGCGCGACACCCCCGTCTTCGTGCCCGCGGGCCTCGGCAACTGGTTCCGCCGCCGCCGGTTCACCCGCGTCACCGAGCTGGACTGGTGGGAGGGCGCCGAACTGTCCGGCACCCGCTTCGACTTCGTCCCCGCCCACCACTGGTCCAAGCGCACCCTCACCGACACCTGCCGCAGCCTGTGGGGCGGCTGGGTCCTCACCGCCCCGGACGGACAGCGCCTCTACTTCGCCGGCGACACCGGCTACGGCCACTGGTTCTCCCGCATCGGCCGCCGCTACCCCGGCATCGACCTGGCCCTGATGCCCATCGGCGCCTACGACCCCCGCTGGTGGCTCAGCGACGTCCACTGCGACCCCGAGGAGGCGGTCCGGGCCACCCTGGACCTCGGCGCCCGCCGCATGGCCCCCATGCACTGGGGCACGTTCATCCTCTCGGCGGAACCGGTCCTGGAACCGCTCACCCGGGTACGGGCCGCCTGGGAGAAGGCGGGACTGGAGCGCGCGGACCTGTGGGACCTCCCGGTCGGCGCGTCCAGAGTGCTGAGTCGAGGCCTCAGCCGGCGGCCCGGACCCGCCGCCACACCCCGGGGACCGCGCTGA
- a CDS encoding aminotransferase class I/II-fold pyridoxal phosphate-dependent enzyme — MPADGLPVLPELSAVVAAAAGRADAQPVGGAPALLEAACGYWTRRGLSCVPDRVAAGPGAPALLLAITAALAGDGADILVPRPCAAWWAPYARLLGRPVFHVPTPAESGGVPDPYALLETVRRVRAEGGDPRLLVLSVADDPTATVAPPELLHETVEAATAEGLHLVSDETWRDTLHAPRETVLLSPAEMWPDEVTVVTDLAGALLPAGWPAAVARFPATGAGRRLHARVLDVLTALGARLAVPVAAAACYALDEPPPVTERREATVRLHARVAAAAHAAVVAAGALARPPQAGRHLYADLAPLREPLAAQGAGDAQDLEDLLTARLGMPAPGGHRFGDDLGALRVRLATGPLLGGTDEERTESLASPAPLELPHVQRALVSLRSAFDDLRDDAQRWEHPR, encoded by the coding sequence CTGCCCGCCGATGGTCTGCCCGTGCTGCCCGAGTTGTCCGCCGTGGTCGCCGCCGCGGCGGGCCGCGCCGACGCCCAGCCCGTCGGCGGCGCGCCCGCCCTGCTGGAGGCGGCCTGCGGGTACTGGACCCGGCGCGGACTGTCCTGCGTCCCCGACCGGGTCGCCGCGGGCCCCGGCGCCCCCGCGCTGCTGCTCGCCATCACCGCCGCGCTGGCCGGCGACGGCGCCGACATCCTCGTACCCCGCCCCTGCGCCGCCTGGTGGGCGCCGTACGCCCGACTCCTCGGCCGGCCCGTGTTCCATGTGCCGACCCCCGCCGAGAGCGGCGGCGTGCCCGACCCGTACGCCCTGCTGGAGACCGTGCGCCGGGTCCGTGCCGAGGGCGGCGACCCACGGCTGCTGGTGCTGTCCGTCGCCGACGACCCCACCGCCACCGTCGCCCCGCCCGAACTGCTGCACGAGACCGTCGAGGCCGCCACCGCCGAGGGCCTCCACCTGGTCAGCGACGAGACCTGGCGCGACACCCTGCACGCACCGCGCGAGACCGTCCTGCTCAGCCCGGCCGAGATGTGGCCCGACGAGGTCACCGTCGTCACCGACCTGGCCGGTGCCCTGCTGCCCGCCGGCTGGCCCGCCGCCGTCGCGCGCTTCCCGGCCACCGGGGCCGGACGGCGGCTGCACGCGCGCGTGCTCGACGTCCTCACCGCCCTCGGCGCGCGGCTCGCCGTACCGGTCGCCGCGGCGGCCTGCTACGCCCTCGACGAACCGCCGCCCGTCACCGAACGCCGGGAGGCCACCGTCCGGCTGCACGCGCGCGTGGCCGCCGCCGCGCACGCCGCCGTGGTCGCCGCCGGCGCACTCGCCCGACCCCCGCAGGCCGGCCGTCACCTGTACGCCGACCTCGCGCCGCTGCGCGAGCCGCTGGCCGCCCAGGGGGCCGGGGACGCCCAGGACCTGGAGGACCTCCTCACCGCCCGGCTCGGCATGCCCGCGCCCGGCGGCCACCGCTTCGGCGACGACCTCGGCGCGCTGCGCGTGCGGCTCGCCACCGGACCCCTGCTGGGCGGCACGGACGAGGAGCGCACGGAGAGCCTCGCGTCCCCCGCACCGTTGGAACTGCCACACGTGCAACGCGCGTTGGTCTCCTTGAGGTCGGCCTTCGACGATCTCCGCGACGACGCTCAGCGATGGGAGCATCCTCGATGA
- a CDS encoding thiamine pyrophosphate-requiring protein: MSTKVSDHILERLRAWGVEEVFGYPGDGINGLLAAWGRAENRPRFVQSRHEEMSAFEAVGYAKFSGRIGVCAATSGPGAIHLLNGLYDAKLDHVPVLAIVGQTNRTAMGGSYQQEVDLHTLYKDVASEFVETVTVPEQLPNVLDRAIRTAYARRCPTALIIPGDVQELDYSPPTHAFKMVPSSLGMSEFTAAPTDEALRRAADVLNAGEKVAVLVGQGAAGAVAEVREVAELLGAGVAKALLGKDVLSDELPYVTGPIGLLGSRPSYELMRDCDTLLTIGSSFPYTQFMPEFGKARGVQIDIDAHMIGMRYPYEVNLIGDAQATLRRLIPLLKAEGRSRKWYDTVCANVKRWHATMERRAAVAADPINPEYVARALDPLLPDDAILTSDSGSVANWYARHITMRPGMRGSLSGTLATMGPGVPYAIGAKFAHPDRPVFALVGDGAMQMNGLAEMITAAKYRDLWPDPRLVVAVWNNQDLNQVTWEMRAMEGAPSFLPSQSIPDVQYAAFARSLGLTGIRVEKPEDVEAAWRAGLEADGPAVLEFLTDPAVPPIPPHASWEQMEATAASILKGDADRGSVIKQGLKAKVQEFLPGRAKQ; the protein is encoded by the coding sequence ATGAGCACCAAGGTCTCGGACCACATCCTCGAACGCCTGCGCGCTTGGGGCGTGGAGGAGGTTTTCGGCTATCCGGGCGACGGCATCAACGGACTGCTCGCCGCCTGGGGCCGCGCCGAGAACCGGCCGCGGTTCGTCCAGTCCCGGCACGAGGAGATGTCCGCCTTCGAGGCGGTCGGGTACGCGAAGTTCAGCGGGCGCATCGGGGTGTGCGCGGCGACCTCCGGACCCGGCGCCATCCACCTGCTCAACGGCCTCTACGACGCGAAGCTGGACCACGTACCCGTGCTGGCCATCGTCGGCCAGACCAACCGGACCGCGATGGGCGGCTCCTACCAGCAGGAAGTCGACCTGCACACGCTGTACAAGGACGTCGCTTCGGAGTTCGTGGAGACCGTGACGGTGCCCGAGCAGCTGCCGAACGTGCTGGACCGGGCGATCCGTACCGCGTACGCCCGGCGCTGCCCGACCGCGCTGATCATCCCGGGCGATGTGCAGGAACTGGACTACTCGCCGCCCACGCACGCCTTCAAGATGGTGCCGTCCAGCCTGGGGATGAGCGAGTTCACGGCGGCCCCGACCGACGAGGCGCTGCGCCGGGCGGCGGACGTGCTGAACGCGGGCGAGAAGGTGGCCGTCCTGGTCGGCCAGGGCGCGGCGGGGGCGGTCGCGGAGGTGCGGGAGGTCGCCGAGCTGCTCGGTGCGGGGGTGGCCAAGGCGCTGCTCGGCAAGGACGTGCTCAGTGACGAGCTGCCGTATGTGACGGGCCCGATCGGGCTGCTCGGCAGCCGGCCGTCGTACGAGCTGATGCGGGACTGCGACACGCTGCTGACCATCGGCTCGTCGTTCCCGTACACGCAGTTCATGCCGGAGTTCGGCAAGGCGCGCGGGGTGCAGATCGACATCGACGCGCACATGATCGGCATGCGCTACCCGTACGAGGTGAACCTGATCGGCGACGCGCAGGCGACGCTGCGCCGGCTGATCCCGCTGCTCAAGGCGGAGGGGCGGAGCCGGAAGTGGTACGACACGGTGTGCGCGAACGTGAAGCGCTGGCACGCCACGATGGAGCGGCGGGCGGCGGTGGCGGCCGATCCGATCAACCCCGAGTACGTGGCCCGGGCGCTGGATCCGCTGCTGCCGGACGACGCGATCCTGACCTCGGACTCCGGTTCGGTAGCCAACTGGTACGCGCGGCACATCACGATGCGGCCGGGCATGCGCGGTTCACTGTCCGGGACGCTGGCGACGATGGGCCCGGGGGTGCCGTACGCGATCGGGGCGAAGTTCGCGCACCCGGACCGGCCGGTGTTCGCTCTGGTCGGCGACGGCGCGATGCAGATGAACGGGCTGGCGGAGATGATCACGGCGGCCAAGTACCGGGACCTGTGGCCGGATCCGCGGCTGGTGGTGGCCGTGTGGAACAACCAGGACCTGAACCAGGTGACCTGGGAGATGCGGGCCATGGAGGGCGCCCCCTCGTTCCTGCCGTCGCAGTCGATCCCGGACGTGCAGTACGCGGCGTTCGCCCGTTCGCTCGGGCTGACCGGTATCCGGGTGGAGAAGCCGGAGGACGTGGAGGCGGCCTGGCGGGCCGGGCTGGAGGCGGACGGGCCGGCGGTGCTCGAGTTCCTCACCGACCCCGCCGTGCCGCCGATCCCGCCGCACGCCAGCTGGGAGCAGATGGAGGCGACGGCCGCCTCGATCCTGAAGGGCGACGCCGACCGGGGTTCGGTGATCAAGCAGGGCCTGAAGGCGAAGGTGCAGGAGTTCCTGCCCGGCCGGGCCAAACAGTGA
- a CDS encoding DUF2795 domain-containing protein yields MQRGSDRLNVHRDDEMKHELKGLLRSGHPTRVEEWHDPEPAADDDPEVWSGPVGGLGSPASLERTRLELARHLSRHAFPAQPGELARALRRSNAPGTLIDAVAGLPHQDRYENLQQLAEALVGGE; encoded by the coding sequence ATGCAGCGAGGCAGTGACCGGCTGAACGTCCACCGGGACGACGAGATGAAGCACGAGCTGAAGGGGCTGCTGCGGTCCGGCCACCCCACGCGCGTGGAGGAGTGGCACGACCCGGAGCCGGCCGCGGACGACGATCCTGAGGTCTGGAGCGGCCCGGTGGGCGGCCTCGGGTCCCCGGCGTCCCTGGAGCGGACCCGGCTGGAGCTGGCCCGGCACCTGAGCCGGCACGCCTTCCCCGCGCAGCCGGGCGAGCTGGCCCGGGCGCTGCGCCGGAGCAACGCGCCCGGCACGTTGATCGACGCCGTCGCCGGTCTGCCCCACCAGGACCGGTACGAGAACCTGCAACAGCTGGCCGAGGCGCTGGTGGGGGGCGAATGA
- a CDS encoding diguanylate cyclase — protein sequence MRQGAPWPAPRAAGQAAEIARGATVDVGEVTTRFLLYGLLPGWFVPGLADWVMHRRTRIEDTSGTKESLIHSLMMAEVGLPIALTLRYEVNPLLLAVQLGAAAAHEATALWDVRTAEDSDREVKPVEQHIHSFLESLPFGGLVSLMCLHSDQVRSLLRGGRGDPDAWRLLPRRRPLSPGYLAGIGVAIGACVLLPYGEELVRCRRAARARKRRARAHRAALRQVKGV from the coding sequence ATGAGGCAGGGCGCACCCTGGCCGGCCCCCCGCGCCGCGGGCCAGGCGGCCGAGATCGCGCGGGGCGCGACGGTCGATGTCGGCGAGGTCACGACGCGCTTCCTGCTGTACGGGCTGCTGCCCGGCTGGTTCGTGCCGGGGCTCGCCGACTGGGTGATGCACCGGCGCACCCGGATCGAGGACACGTCGGGGACGAAGGAGTCCCTGATCCACTCCCTGATGATGGCGGAGGTGGGCCTGCCCATCGCGCTCACCCTGCGCTACGAGGTCAATCCCCTGCTGCTGGCCGTGCAGCTGGGCGCGGCGGCGGCGCACGAGGCGACCGCGCTGTGGGACGTGCGGACCGCGGAGGACAGCGACCGCGAGGTCAAGCCGGTCGAGCAGCACATCCACAGCTTCCTGGAGTCGCTGCCGTTCGGCGGGCTGGTGTCCCTGATGTGCCTGCACTCCGACCAGGTGCGGTCGTTGCTGCGGGGAGGGCGCGGGGACCCGGACGCCTGGCGGCTGCTGCCGCGCCGGCGCCCGCTGTCGCCGGGCTATCTGGCGGGCATCGGGGTCGCGATCGGCGCGTGTGTGCTGCTGCCGTACGGCGAGGAACTGGTGCGCTGCCGGCGGGCGGCCAGGGCGCGGAAGCGGCGCGCCCGGGCCCACCGGGCGGCGCTGCGGCAAGTGAAAGGAGTCTGA
- a CDS encoding type 1 glutamine amidotransferase domain-containing protein, with protein MRIAFLVAPEGVEQVELTEPWKAASDAGHEPVLVSTQPGEIQAFNHLDKADTFPVDEVVEQTSAGSFGGLVLPGGVANPDFLRMDEKAVAFVKDFFDQGRPVAAICHAPWTLVEADVVRGRVLTSWPSLRTDIQNAGGTWVDEQVKICDHGSNQLVTSRKPDDLKAFCDAFVHVFAGEAG; from the coding sequence ATGCGTATCGCGTTTCTGGTGGCACCCGAGGGCGTCGAGCAGGTCGAGCTGACCGAGCCGTGGAAGGCCGCCTCGGACGCCGGGCACGAGCCGGTGCTCGTGTCGACACAGCCGGGGGAGATCCAGGCGTTCAACCACCTGGACAAGGCGGACACCTTCCCCGTGGACGAGGTGGTGGAGCAGACGTCGGCCGGGTCCTTCGGCGGTCTGGTGCTGCCGGGCGGGGTCGCCAACCCGGACTTCCTGCGGATGGACGAGAAGGCCGTCGCCTTCGTGAAGGACTTCTTCGACCAGGGCCGGCCGGTCGCCGCGATCTGTCACGCGCCGTGGACGCTGGTGGAGGCCGACGTGGTGCGCGGGCGGGTGCTGACATCGTGGCCGAGCCTGCGGACCGACATCCAGAACGCCGGCGGCACCTGGGTGGACGAGCAGGTCAAGATCTGCGACCACGGCTCCAACCAGCTGGTGACCAGCCGCAAGCCGGACGATCTGAAGGCGTTCTGCGACGCGTTCGTCCACGTGTTCGCCGGGGAAGCCGGCTGA
- a CDS encoding DUF6158 family protein gives MNEHDERGTTMTGVDPSRLDDQQLMKELETIHRTRHDTLLYGSNDALRAHNERMAQLEGEYLRRNPRRLVSAGRTREGARERGCGEAATPDTPGT, from the coding sequence ATGAACGAACACGACGAGCGGGGCACCACCATGACCGGAGTCGACCCCAGCCGGCTGGACGACCAGCAGCTCATGAAGGAGCTGGAGACGATCCACCGCACGCGCCACGACACCCTGCTGTACGGCTCGAACGACGCACTGCGGGCCCATAACGAGCGGATGGCGCAGCTGGAGGGCGAGTACCTGCGGCGCAACCCCCGCCGCCTGGTCAGCGCGGGCCGCACTCGCGAGGGCGCCCGGGAGCGCGGCTGCGGCGAGGCGGCGACCCCGGATACTCCCGGCACCTGA
- a CDS encoding Vms1/Ankzf1 family peptidyl-tRNA hydrolase encodes MELAFLNPLYEHPRSWASAYVDLSRHEEDMHTQRRLTAEAVARQLREQGADEATCRAVHDAVAALERSTEPYGRAVFARDGEVVLQVPLTQAPPQGLVHWGTLPHVTPLLDLAGEDPVSLVAYIDRTGADFELRSAVLREEAGHVTGSRQWPMHRAKASDWSERHFQLKVEDTWEHNAREVAEALAACQAETGADLLILCGEPRECRSVHERLPARLRDRTVETEHGVGSRLLPREVAEIRARHVRERILAEVDRYRSARTPDEERRAAAVEGVPELIEAAREHRLAELLILPDGPDTGREVWIGEDPAQLAERRTELRDLGEQHAWPARADDALVRAAVVTDAPVFSLAPVLADTGEEVPAGGMGALLRWR; translated from the coding sequence ATGGAACTCGCGTTCCTGAATCCACTGTACGAACATCCGAGGTCATGGGCCTCCGCATACGTCGACCTGTCCCGGCACGAGGAGGACATGCACACCCAGCGCAGGCTGACGGCCGAGGCGGTGGCCCGGCAGCTGCGGGAGCAGGGCGCCGACGAGGCCACCTGCCGGGCGGTGCACGACGCGGTGGCGGCCCTGGAGCGCAGCACCGAGCCGTACGGGCGGGCCGTCTTCGCCCGGGACGGCGAGGTGGTGCTCCAGGTGCCGCTGACCCAGGCCCCGCCGCAGGGCCTGGTGCACTGGGGCACGCTGCCGCACGTCACCCCGCTGCTGGACCTGGCCGGCGAGGACCCGGTGTCGCTGGTGGCGTACATCGACCGCACCGGGGCCGACTTCGAGCTGCGCAGCGCGGTGCTGCGGGAGGAGGCCGGGCATGTGACGGGCAGCCGGCAGTGGCCGATGCACCGGGCGAAGGCGTCCGACTGGTCCGAGCGGCACTTCCAGCTGAAGGTGGAGGACACCTGGGAGCACAACGCGCGGGAGGTCGCCGAGGCGCTCGCGGCCTGCCAGGCCGAGACCGGCGCGGACCTGCTGATCCTGTGCGGGGAGCCACGGGAGTGCCGGTCGGTGCACGAGCGGTTGCCGGCGCGGCTGCGGGACCGGACCGTGGAGACCGAACACGGCGTGGGCAGCCGGCTGTTGCCGCGGGAGGTGGCGGAGATCCGGGCCCGGCACGTGCGGGAGCGGATCCTGGCCGAGGTGGACCGGTACCGGTCCGCCCGGACGCCCGACGAGGAGCGGCGGGCGGCGGCCGTCGAGGGGGTGCCGGAGCTGATCGAGGCGGCCCGCGAACACCGGCTGGCCGAGCTGCTGATCCTCCCGGACGGCCCGGACACCGGGCGCGAGGTGTGGATCGGCGAGGACCCGGCCCAGCTGGCGGAGCGCCGTACGGAGCTGAGGGACCTCGGTGAACAGCACGCCTGGCCGGCCCGCGCCGACGACGCGCTGGTGCGGGCGGCCGTGGTGACGGACGCGCCGGTCTTCTCGCTGGCGCCGGTGCTGGCGGACACCGGCGAGGAGGTTCCGGCGGGCGGCATGGGCGCGCTGCTGCGCTGGCGGTAG
- a CDS encoding ATP-binding cassette domain-containing protein, producing MGHLEAAHLEYYLPDGRALLGDVSFRVGEGAVVALVGPNGAGKTTLLRLISGELKPHGGTVTVGGGLGVMRQFVGSVRDDTTVRDLLVSVAPPRIRQAAKAVDAAEHALMTVDDEAAQLGYAQALADWAEARGYEAETLWDMCTTAALGVPYERAQWREVRTLSGGEQKRLVLEALLRGTDEVLLLDEPDNYLDVPGKRWLEQQLKETRKTVLFVSHDRELLARAAEKIVSVEPGPAGADAWVHGGGFATYHEARRERFARFEELRRRWDEKHAQLKKLVLSLRQAAAVSHEMASRYAAAQTRLRKFEEAGPPPEPPREQEITMRLKGGRTGVRAVTCAGLELTGLMKPFDLEVFYGERVAVLGSNGSGKSHFLRLLAGEDVAHTGEWKLGARVVPGHFAQTHAQPELQGRTLLDILWKEHAQDRGAAMSRLRRYELTRQAEQTFDRLSGGQQARFQILLLELAGATALLLDEPTDNLDLESAEALQEGLEAFEGTVLAVTHDRWFARSFDRFLVFGGDGRVRESSEPVWDERRVERAR from the coding sequence ATGGGACATCTGGAAGCCGCGCACCTGGAGTACTACCTCCCCGACGGAAGGGCGCTGCTGGGCGATGTGTCCTTCCGGGTGGGGGAGGGAGCCGTCGTCGCCCTGGTCGGGCCGAACGGCGCCGGCAAGACCACGCTGCTGCGGCTGATCTCCGGCGAGCTGAAACCGCACGGCGGCACCGTCACCGTCGGCGGCGGCCTCGGCGTGATGCGCCAGTTCGTCGGCTCCGTACGCGACGACACGACCGTACGGGACCTGCTGGTCTCCGTCGCCCCGCCCCGGATCCGGCAGGCCGCGAAGGCCGTCGACGCCGCCGAGCACGCCCTGATGACCGTCGATGACGAGGCCGCCCAGCTCGGCTACGCCCAGGCCCTCGCCGACTGGGCCGAGGCGCGCGGCTACGAGGCCGAGACCCTGTGGGACATGTGCACCACCGCGGCCCTCGGCGTCCCCTACGAGCGCGCCCAGTGGCGCGAGGTGCGCACCCTCTCCGGCGGAGAGCAGAAGCGGCTGGTGCTGGAGGCGCTGCTGCGCGGCACCGACGAGGTACTGCTGCTGGACGAGCCGGACAACTACCTCGACGTGCCCGGCAAGCGCTGGCTGGAGCAGCAGCTGAAGGAGACCCGGAAGACCGTCCTGTTCGTCTCCCACGACCGCGAACTCCTCGCCCGCGCCGCCGAGAAGATCGTCTCCGTGGAGCCGGGCCCGGCCGGCGCCGACGCCTGGGTGCACGGCGGCGGCTTCGCCACCTACCACGAGGCCCGCCGCGAACGCTTCGCCCGCTTCGAGGAGTTGCGCCGCCGCTGGGACGAGAAACACGCCCAGCTGAAGAAGCTGGTGCTGAGTCTGCGTCAGGCCGCCGCCGTCAGCCACGAGATGGCCTCCCGGTACGCCGCCGCCCAGACCCGCCTGCGCAAGTTCGAGGAGGCCGGCCCGCCGCCGGAGCCGCCCCGGGAGCAGGAGATCACCATGCGGCTGAAGGGCGGTCGTACCGGCGTACGGGCCGTCACCTGCGCGGGGCTGGAACTGACCGGTCTGATGAAGCCGTTCGACCTGGAGGTCTTCTACGGCGAACGGGTCGCCGTGCTCGGCTCCAACGGCTCCGGCAAGTCCCACTTCCTGCGGCTGCTGGCCGGCGAGGACGTCGCGCACACGGGCGAGTGGAAGCTGGGCGCCCGGGTCGTCCCCGGCCACTTCGCGCAGACCCACGCGCAGCCGGAGCTCCAGGGCCGCACCCTGCTGGACATCCTCTGGAAGGAACACGCCCAGGACCGGGGCGCGGCCATGTCCCGGCTGCGCCGCTACGAACTCACCCGGCAGGCCGAGCAGACCTTCGACCGGCTCTCCGGCGGACAGCAGGCCCGCTTCCAGATCCTGCTGCTCGAACTGGCCGGCGCCACCGCCCTGTTGCTGGACGAGCCCACCGACAACCTCGACCTGGAGTCCGCCGAGGCCCTCCAGGAGGGGCTGGAGGCGTTCGAGGGCACGGTCCTCGCGGTCACCCACGACCGCTGGTTCGCCCGCTCCTTCGACCGCTTCCTGGTCTTCGGCGGCGACGGCCGGGTCCGCGAGAGTTCCGAACCGGTCTGGGACGAACGCCGCGTCGAGCGGGCCCGGTAA